The Fragaria vesca subsp. vesca linkage group LG2, FraVesHawaii_1.0, whole genome shotgun sequence genome includes a window with the following:
- the LOC101293754 gene encoding uncharacterized protein LOC101293754: MKKVCWPYFDPDFDKLPERIYGPVCRVSIDNDTLEDCTLVKVDSVNKQGLLLEVIQVLTDLNLTITKCFISSDAEWFMDVFHVKDENGNKLADQNVINYIQQAIGTTTGPPASTRANAYANNIFESENHSGHTTIEMTGTDRPGLFSEISAALADLHCNIVEAHAWTHNARLACVAQISDKSTDAPINDPHRLATIEDHLITVLRATTAVSPCGKEASNQEVKTTGFLGGDYQGTMTDVERRLHQLMLSIRDFDGPSLRPASSPRTPLGWDAEEDCRKTAVWIESCEEKGYSMVSLECKDRPRLMFDTVCTLTDMQYVIFHASTHCHEGYAFQEYFIRHVDGEALCTESEKERVIKCLEAAIERRVCEGIRLELHADDRMGLLSDITRVLRENGLAVVRADVATQGEKAINAFYVRDISGNEVVPNMEFVESMKRELMGPSHINLQVKNGKHLIRSPSSTEKSRYFANIGDILKSQIGRFSFRIK; encoded by the exons ATGAAGAAAGTTTGTTGGCCTTACTTTGATCCTGACTTTGATAAACTCCCAGAAAGGATCTATGGCCCTGT ATGTAGAGTATCCATTGACAACGACACGTTGGAAGATTGCACATTAGTAAAG GTAGACAGCGTGAACAAGCAAGGGCTTCTCCTCGAAGTGATTCAAGTATTGACAGACCTGAATCTTACCATCACAAAATGTTTTATATCTTCCGATGCAGAATGGTTCATGGATG TTTTTCATGTTAAAGATGAGAACGGCAACAAACTTGCAGACCAGAATGTCATCAACTATATCCAGCAG GCCATAGGTACAACTACAGGTCCTCCAGCCTCCACCAGGGCCAATGCCTATGCCAACAATATTTTCGAATCCGAAAACCATAGCGGGCATACCACCATCGAAATGACGGGAACTGACCGCCCTGGTCTCTTCTCCGAGATATCGGCTGCCCTAGCCGACCTTCACTGCAACATAGTTGAAGCTCATGCATGGACACATAACGCCCGCCTAGCTTGTGTTGCTCAAATATCCGACAAATCCACTGACGCCCCAATCAACGATCCTCACCGCCTCGCCACCATCGAAGACCACCTCATCACAGTCCTTCGCGCCACCACCGCCGTCAGCCCTTGCGGGAAAGAAGCAAGCAACCAAGAAGTGAAGACCACAGGGTTTCTAGGAGGAGACTATCAAGGCACCATGACTGACGTCGAAAGGAGGTTGCACCAACTAATGCTTTCCATTAGGGACTTTGATGGCCCTAGTTTGAGGCCGGCAAGCTCTCCGAGGACGCCGTTGGGATGGGACGCTGAGGAAGACTGTAGGAAGACGGCTGTTTGGATCGAGAGTTGTGAGGAGAAAGGGTATTCCATGGTGAGCTTAGAGTGTAAGGATAGGCCGAGGCTTATGTTTGATACTGTGTGCACTCTAACTGACATGCAGTATGTGATTTTCCACGCTTCCACCCATTGCCACGAAGGATATGCCTTTCAG GAATATTTCATCAGACATGTTGATGGGGAGGCCTTGTGTACAGAGAGCGAGAAGGAACGAGTTATAAAATGCCTAGAGGCTGCTATTGAGCGTCGAGTTTGTGAG GGGATTAGGCTAGAGTTGCACGCCGATGATAGGATGGGATTGCTATCGGATATAACTAGGGTTCTACGAGAGAATGGACTTGCTGTTGTTCGAGCAGATGTAGCAACTCAAGGAGAGAAGGCGATCAATGCTTTCTACGTGAGGGACATTTCAGGGAACGAAGTAGTTCCGAACATGGAGTTCGTTGAGTCCATGAAGAGAGAATTGATGGGTCCAAGTCATATAAACCTTCAAGTCAAAAATGGGAAACATCTCATCAGATCACCAAGCTCAACTGAAAAGTCTCGTTATTTCGCAAATATTGGAGATATTCTAAAATCTCAAATTGGGCGTTTCTCTTTTAGAATCAAGTAG
- the LOC101294045 gene encoding uncharacterized protein LOC101294045 gives MKHQQSSSSSPSPSSEAVPSSSSPSSSSSSSSSSAADQSHPATANSAEKPLPVPAAAAEDVAAGAARDGGGAQETVTVDRRGEYSAVCRWTVQNFPRIKARALWSKYFEVGGYDCRLLIYPKGDSQALPGYISVYLQIMDPRGTSSSKWDCFASYRLAIVNVVDDSKTIHRDSWHRFSSKKKSHGWCDFTPSSSVFDSKLGYLFNTDSVLITADILILNESVSFTRDNNNNNNNSELQSSSAGSVMSSSVVASPVSDALSGKFTWKVHNFSLFRDMIKTQKVMSPVFPAGECNLRISVYQSTVNAVEYLSMCLESKDTDKSVVLSDRSCWCLFRMSVLNQKPGSNHMHRDSYGRFAADNKSGDNTSLGWNDYMKMVDFVGPDSGFLADDTAVFSTSFHVIKEFSSFSKNGGLTAGRSGSGARKSDGHMGKFTWKIENFTRLKDLLKKRKITGLCIKSRRFQIGNRDCRLIVYPRGQSQPPCHLSVFLEVTDSRNTASDWSCFVSHRLSVLNQKMEEKSVTKESQNRYSKAAKDWGWREFVTLTSLFDQDSGFLVQDTVVFSAEVLILKETSVMQDLIDQDTESATQIDKNVKRSSFTWKVENFLSFKEIMETRKIFSKFFQAGGCELRIGVYESFDTICIYLESDQSVGSDLDKNFWVRYRMAVVNQKNPAKTVWKESSICTKTWNNSVLQFMKVSDMLEADAGFLVRDTVVFVCEILDCCPWFEFSDLEVFASEDDQDALTTDPDELVDSEDSEGVGGDEEDIFRNLLSRAGFHLTYGDNPSQPQVTLREKLLMDAGAIAGFLTGLRVYLDDPAKVKRLLLPTKLSGSSDGMKVFKNDESSPSLMNLLMGVKVLQQAIIDLLLDIMVECCQPTEGSCNGDLSDANSKIPDGSGAASPLQSDRDNGATESVHCPVYERLDNSADESTSASAVQSSDMHGVGIPGKPLPGQPTCPPETSAGGSENVSLRTKTKWPEQSEELLGLIVNSLRALDGAVPQGCPEPRRRPQSAQKIALVLDKAPKHLQPDLVSLVPKLVEHSEHPLAAFALIERLQKPDAEPALRTPVFGALSQLDCGSEVWERVLSQSVEFLSDSNDEPLAATIDFIFKAASQCQHLPEAVRSVRVRLKNLGVDVSPCVLELLSRTVNSWGDVAETILRDIDSDDDFGDSCSTMHSGLFLFGEHGPSSEQFHLVDEQAFRPCRHFSDIYILIEMLSIPCLAVEASQTFERAVARGAIVAHSVAMVLERRLAQRLNLDARYVVESFQQTDSVIEGEASEQLRVQQDDFTSVLGLAETLALSRDPCVKGFVKMLYTLLFKWYADESYRGRILKRLVDRATSTTDSSREIDLDFDILVTLASEEQEIVRPILSMMREVAEFANVDRAALWHQLCASEDEIIHTREERNAETANMAREKAVILQKLSESEATNNRLKSEMKAEIDCFAREKKELCERIQEVESQLEWHRSERDDEIKKLTTDRKVFQDRLHDAETQISQLKSRKRDELKKVVKEKNALAERLKGAEAARKRFDEELKRYVTEKVTREEIRKSLEDEVQRLTQTVGQTEGEKREKEEQVARCEAYIDGMESKLQACQQYIHTLEASLQEEMSRHAPLYGAGLEALSMKELETLSRIHEEGLRQIHTLQQRKGSPAGSPLVSPHTLPHNHGLYPATPPQMAVGMPPSLIPNGVGIHSNGHVNGAVGPWFNHS, from the exons GAGTACTCGGCGGTGTGCAGATGGACGGTCCAGAATTTTCCTCGAATCAAAGCTAGGGCACTGTGGAGCAAGTACTTCGAGGTGGGAGGCTACGATTGCCGGTTGTTAATATACCCTAAAGGTGACTCACAGGCCTTGCCGGGGTACATCTCCGTGTACCTTCAAATCATGGACCCGCGCGGCACCTCCTCCTCCAAATGGGACTGCTTCGCCAGCTACCGCCTCGCCATCGTCAACGTCGTCGACGACTCCAAGACCATCCACCGTGACAGCTGGCACCGCTTCTCCAGCAAGAAGAAGTCTCACGGTTGGTGCGATTTCACCCCCTCCTCCTCTGTTTTTGATTCCAAGTTAGGTTATCTCTTCAATACCGACTCCGTTTTGATTACGGCTGATATTTTGATACTCAACGAGTCGGTTAGTTTCACACGAGATAATAATAATAACAACAACAACAGTGAGCTGCAGTCGTCATCTGCCGGCTCGGTGATGTCATCCTCCGTCGTGGCCAGCCCGGTCTCCGACGCGTTGAGTGGCAAGTTCACTTGGAAAGTGCATAACTTTAGCTTGTTTAGGGACATGATTAAGACTCAGAAGGTAATGAGCCCGGTGTTCCCGGCCGGAGAGTGTAACTTGAGGATTAGTGTTTATCAGAGCACTGTGAATGCGGTAGAGTATTTGTCAATGTGCTTGGAGAGCAAGGACACTGACAAGTCGGTGGTGTTGTCCGATAGGAGTTGTTGGTGTTTGTTTCGAATGTCTGTGTTGAACCAGAAACCGGGGTCTAATCACATGCACAGGGACTCGTATGGGAGGTTTGCTGCTGATAATAAGAGCGGGGATAATACGAGCTTGGGGTGGAATGACTATATGAAGATGGTGGATTTTGTTGGGCCAGATTCGGGGTTTTTGGCAGATGATACTGCGGTGTTTAGTACCTCATTTCATGTGATAAAGGAGTTTAGTAGCTTTTCCAAGAATGGGGGATTGACTGCAGGGAGAAGTGGTAGTGGGGCGAGGAAATCGGATGGACATATGGGGAAATTTACTTGGAAGATTGAAAATTTTACGAGGTTGAAGGATCTTTTAAAGAAGAGGAAGATAACTGGTCTTTGCATCAAGAGCAGGAGGTTTCAGATTGGGAATCGTGATTGTCGGCTCATTGTTTATCCCCGAG GGCAGTCTCAGCCACCTTGTCACCTTTCAGTCTTTCTTGAAGTTACAGATTCACGAAACACTGCCAGTGATTGGAGTTGTTTTGTGAGTCATCGCTTGTCTGTTTTGAACCAGAAGATGGAAGAGAAGTCTGTCACAAAGGAGTCTCAGAACCGCTACTCCAAAGCTGCAAAGGACTGGGGTTGGCGTGAATTTGTGACGCTTACTAGTCTCTTTGATCAAGATTCAGGGTTCCTTGTTCAGGACACTGTTGTATTCTCCGCAGAGGTCCTTATATTGAAAGAGACATCAGTTATGCAGGATTTGATTGATCAGGATACAGAGTCTGCTACCCAGATTGACAAGAATGTAAAACGAAGCTCTTTTACATGGAAGGTGGAGAACTTCCTGTCTTTTAAGGAAATAATGGAGACCCGAAAAATCTTTAGCAAATTCTTTCAAGCTGGTGGATGTGAGCTTCGGATTG GGGTATATGAGTCCTTTGACACCATATGTATTTATTTGGAGAGTGATCAGTCAGTCGGTAGTGATCTGGACAAAAATTTCTGGGTGCGATACAGGATGGCTGTTGTGAATCAAAAGAACCCTGCCAAAACTGTGTGGAAGGAGTCTTCTATATGTACAAAGACTTGGAACAATTCTGTTTTGCAATTCATGAAGGTTTCAGATATGTTGGAGGCAGATGCAGGGTTTCTTGTCCGTGATACCGTTGTTTTTGTTTGTGAAATATTGGACTGCTGTCCTTGGTTTGAGTTTTCAGACCTAGAG GTTTTTGCTTCCGAGGATGATCAGGATGCGTTGACAACAGATCCTGATGAACTTGTTGATTCTGAAGATAGTGAAGGAGTAGGTGGTGATGAAGAAGATATCTTTAGAAACCTGCTTTCCAGAGCTGGATTTCACCTCACATATGGAGATAATCCCTCACAGCCACAGGTCACTTTACGAGAAAAGCTTCTGATGGATGCGGGTGCTATTGCTGGTTTCCTGACTGGACTCCGTGTTTATCTTGATGACCCTGCTAAAGTAAAGCGTCTGCTTCTTCCGACCAAGCTTTCTGGTAGCAGTGATGGAATGAAGGTCTTTAAGAATGATGAATCTTCCCCTAGTTTGATGAATTTACTAATGGGAGTCAAAGTGTTGCAGCAGGCTATTATTGATTTACTTCTGGACATTATGGTCGAGTGTTGCCAACCTACAGAAGGGAGTTGTAATGGTGATTTATCTGATGCAAACTCAAAAATTCCAGATGGAAGTGGAGCTGCTAGTCCGCTGCAATCTGATAGAGATAATGGAGCAACAGAATCTGTGCATTGTCCCGTGTATGAGCGATTGGATAACAGTGCTGATGAAAGTACCAGTGCTTCGGCTGTTCAAAGTTCTGATATGCATGGGGTTGGTATCCCCGGAAAACCTCTTCCCGGGCAGCCAACTTGTCCCCCAGAAACATCTGCAGGGGGATCAGAAAATGTGTCGCTTCGTACAAAG ACTAAGTGGCCAGAGCAATCTGAGGAGCTCTTAGGATTGATTGTAAACTCACTGAGAGCTTTGGATGGAGCTGTTCCTCAAGGGTGTCCCGAACCAAGACGTAGGCCTCAGTCTGCACAAAAGATCGCTCTTGTACTGGATAAAGCTCCTAAGCATCTGCAGCCTGATCTGGTGTCTTTGGTGCCCAAGTTGGTTGAGCACTCAGAGCATCCACTAGCTGCCTTTGCACTTATTGAACGATTGCAAAAGCCAGATGCAGAACCTGCATTGCGGACACCT GTTTTCGGTGCTCTGAGTCAACTGGACTGCGGCAGTGAAGTGTGGGAACGGGTTTTATCTCAATCTGTAGAGTTTTTGTCAGATTCAAATGATGAACCTCTTGCTGCAACCATAGATTTCATATTTAAAGCTGCATCCCAGTGCCAACACCTACCTGAAGCG GTCAGATCTGTTCGTGTTAGGCTGAAAAATTTGGGCGTTGATGTTTCTCCTTGTGTCCTTGAATTATTAAGTAGAACTGTAAATAGCTGGGGAGATGTTGCTGAAACCATTCTCAGAGATATTGATTCTGATGATGATTTCGGTGATAGTTGCTCGACCATGCATTCTGGGCTTTTCTTGTTTGGAGAACATGGGCCTAGTTCCGAACAGTTTCATTTGGTGGATGAGCAGGCTTTCCGGCCTTGTCGTCATTTTTCTGATATTTACATCTTGATTGAGATGTTATCCATACCTTGTCTGGCTGTAGAAGCCTCTCAAACGTTTGAGAGAGCTGTAGCTCGTGGTGCTATTGTGGCTCACTCTGTGGCCATGGTTTTGGAAAGGCGCCTTGCTCAAAGATTGAACCTTGATGCTAGATATGTTGTGGAAAGCTTTCAGCAGACAGATTCGGTCATAGAGGGGGAAGCCAGTGAACAGCTGAGAGTCCAACAAGACGATTTTACTTCAGTTCTTGGTCTTGCTGAAACATTGGCCCTCTCTAGAGATCCTTGTGTTAAGGGATTTGTGAAGATGCTGTACACATTATTGTTCAAATGGTATGCTGACGAGTCTTATCGAGGGAGAATTCTAAAGAGACTTGTTGATCGTGCCACTAGTACTACAGATAGTAGTCGTGAAATTGATCTCGATTTTGATATATTGGTGACTCTAGCTTCTGAGGAACAAGAAATTGTTAGACCGATTTTGAGTATGATGCGGGAGGTTGCTGAATTTGCAAATGTTGATCGGGCTGCTCTTTGGCACCAGTTATGTGCTAGTGAGGATGAAATTATTCACACGCGGGAAGAGAGGAACGCAGAAACTGCTAATATGGCTAGAGAGAAAGCTGTTATATTGCAAAAACTGAGTGAATCCGAGGCCACCAACAACCGTCTTAAG TCTGAGATGAAGGCTGAGATTGACTGCTTTGCTCGAGAAAAGAAGGAGCTCTGCGAACGAATACAAGAAGTTGAGAGTCAGCTTGAGTGGCACCGCTCAGAGCGAGATGATGAAATTAAAAAGCTCACTACAGATAGGAAAGTGTTTCAGGATCGTCTTCATGATGCAGAGACACAAATCTCTCAATTGAAGTCCCGAAAACGTGATGAATTGAAG AAAGTCGTGAAGGAAAAAAATGCTCTAGCCGAAAGGTTGAAGGGTGCTGAAGCTGCACGTAAAAGATTTGATGAAGAACTTAAACGGTATGTCACAGAGAAGGTGACTCGAGAGGAAATTCGAAAATCTCTGGAGGATGAAGTACAGAGACTGACACAAACAGTAGGACAAACAGAAGGAGAGAAACGGGAGAAGGAAGAGCAGGTTGCTCGGTGTGAAGCCTATATTGATGGGATGGAATCAAAACTGCAGGCCTGCCAG CAATATATTCATACGCTTGAGGCTTCACTTCAGGAAGAAATGTCCCGGCATGCTCCTCTGTATGGTGCTGGTTTGGAGGCTCTATCAATGAAGGAGTTGGAGACACTGTCCCGTATTCATGAAGAAGGGCTTAGGCAGATCCACACCCTTCAGCAGCGTAAGGGCAGTCCAGCTGGCAGTCCCCTTGTAAGCCCGCACACGCTCCCACACAATCATGGGTTATATCCTGCCACACCGCCCCAAATGGCCGTGGGAATGCCTCCTTCACTCATTCCTAACGGTGTTGGGATTCACAGCAATGGGCATGTGAATGGTGCTGTTGGACCCTGGTTCAACCATTCTTAG